In Salmo trutta chromosome 16, fSalTru1.1, whole genome shotgun sequence, a genomic segment contains:
- the LOC115151174 gene encoding cilia- and flagella-associated protein 100: MLSPASRHYVGKLKPRANPFEVLDDNIFPIRKKEKESRKLLQSQLGLQVHEKVTYAGRMKAKQADLRRKLREGLEEEDTAQQGGEESRLAELQNTPAWRAAMIKDCNIDKESINDFINQKKEMFLLEYSLAVKRGEIEQLEKVAAAEERKLTHAEQFLEDDAIIFDQFLKENDKNSVEAIKVAELETKVKMEKMSEIKRITTRMVTIKSDISKFEDIMKEFKMHKEFLFKLSPLEWQEAHRAKAKTLKLKSATKDKPKEKDKDERATPKRRTTTDSKESFAGRELPPIRDARTPLDSQQVGVTNLLNSCLFRNHVAELKTDSSEYEEDPELYFRDPRQLLELLTELEEQNLSLIQNSRETEDAQEEFRQVMDYNRKKMEVETNQLTQQIDIMTHTIHRERERAAELELRARLFNFGKYKSDDKEGMFDSLGAKVEEVYRVCVGDSEANLSTLQMLKAIESRLDELLENVEIVPKERLVLAERAKEKERRFRLRDEKMHQDKQHQEERLKRALERAQADVKKTTGKKLMARSQRPARKLKTSQVYDISDKEKEEQLYFFT, from the exons ATGTTGTCACCAGCATCAAGGCACT ATGTTGGTAAACTGAAGCCAAGGGCAAACCCTTTCGAAGTGCTCGATGACAACATTTTCCCGATCAGGAAGAAGGAAAAGGAGAGCAGGAAACTG CTGCAGAGCCAGTTGGGCTTGCAGGTCCATGAGAAGGTGACGTATGCAGGCCGTATGAAGGCCAAGCAGGCTGACCTTCGCAGGAAGCTGAGAGAGGGGCTGGAGGAAGAGGACACAGCCCAGcaaggaggggaggagagcaggctggcCGAGCTACAAAACACCCCTGCCTGGAGGGCGGCCATGATCAAAG ATTGTAATATAGACAAAGAGAGCATAAATGACTTTATCAACCAGAAAAAGGAGATGTTTCTGTTGGAG tactccCTGGCGGTGAAGCGTGGAGAGATAGAGCAGCTGGAGAAAGTGGCAGCGGCGGAGGAGAGGAAGCTGACGCACGCCGAGCAGTTCCTAGAGGACGACGCCATCATCTTTGACCAATTCCTTAAAGAGAACGACAAGAACTCTGTGGAGGCCATCAAAGT TGCTGAGTTGGAGACCAAAGTGAAAATGGAGAAGATGTCTGAGATCAAGAGGATCACAACCAGGATGGTGACCATTAAGAG TGACATCTCTAAGTTTGAGGACATCATGAAGGAGTTCAAGATGCACAAGGAGTTCCTCTTCAAGCTGTCCCCTCTAGAGTGGCAAGAGGCACATAGGGCCAAGGCCAAGACCCTTAAACTCAAGTCTGCCACCAAGGACAAGCccaaagagaaagacaaagatgAGAGGGCTACTCCGAAAAGACGTACTA ctacGGACAGTAAGGAGTCCTTTGCGGGCCGAGAGTTGCCACCTATCCGGGATGCTAGGACCCCTCTAGACAGTCAACAGGTCGGAGTGACAaatt TGCTGAATTCCTGTCTTTTCAGGAACCATGTGGCAGAGCTGAAGACTGACAGCTCTGAATATGAG GAGGACCCGGAGCTGTACTTCAGGGACCCCAGGCAGCTGCTGGAGCTGCTGACAGAGCTGGAAGAGCAGAACCTCTCTCTGATCCAGAACTCCAGGGAGACCGAAGATGCCCAGGAGGAGTTCCGACAGGTCATGGACTACAACCGCAAGAAGAT GGAGGTGGAGACCAACCAGCTGACCCAGCAGATAGACATCATGACCCACACCATCCACAGGGAGAGGGAACGGGCTGCCGAGCTGGAGCTGAGGGCCCGCCTCTTCAACTTTGGGAAGTACAAGTCGGACGACAAG GAGGGTATGTTTGACTCCCTGGGCGCTAAGGTAGAGGAGGTGTACCGGGTCTGCGTGGGCGACAGCGAGGCCAACCTGAGCACGCTGCAAATGCTGAAGGCCATCGAGAGCCGCCTGGACGAGCTGCTGGAGAACGTGGAGATCGTCCCCAAGGAGCGGCTGGTGCTGGCCGAGAGGGCcaaggaaaaggagaggaggttCAG GCTGCGTGATGAGAAGATGCATCAGGACAAGCAGCACCAGGAAGAGAGGCTGAAGAGGGCCCTGGAGAGAGCCCAGGCTGACGTCAAGAAAACA ACTGGCAAGAAACTGATGGCTAGATCACAGCGCCCTGCCCGCAAGCTGAAGACCAGCCAGGTGTATGACATCTCAGACAAGGAGAAAGAGGAGCAGCTCTACTTCTTCACGTAA